A single region of the Halopiger xanaduensis SH-6 genome encodes:
- a CDS encoding cell division protein FtsZ, which translates to MQLEVIGVGGAGCRIADAIRAADDEATAPSFVADAFAFDTDVDGLTDLGAISETHRHRYGETIDRGLDGNLHRGLEVGEECVDELSRQLDQGQPSLADAFLVVVGLGGATGGGTAPHLVANLQTLYDEPVYVLATLPAKSELEEGAADEIDDRGTVDESATNGPASDTAAAPGTADDAEQSAIPEAETRPLAEKNAVETLERLDGLATATICFDNELWLRPREGLGDGRERLNREIATRVGAFFASTADTSGLEDGDGRTRGNRDRHADSGAETVIDANDVGRILGTESDIVSLGYGTQRVETDDGGSLFGLDIDLGLGLFGSDSSVDTGAAFSAVETTIRKALRGKLTLECERENADRAMLIVGGPPAWLNRRAISEGRETLESAIGSVEILGGDAPRADGDEVFAVVVLSGVDPVERLETMRAENR; encoded by the coding sequence ATGCAACTCGAGGTGATCGGCGTCGGCGGCGCGGGGTGTCGGATCGCCGATGCGATCCGCGCGGCGGACGACGAGGCGACGGCCCCGTCGTTCGTCGCCGACGCGTTTGCGTTCGACACCGACGTCGACGGGCTGACCGATCTCGGGGCGATCTCCGAGACGCATCGACACCGGTACGGCGAGACGATCGACCGCGGACTCGACGGGAACCTCCACCGAGGGCTCGAGGTCGGCGAGGAGTGCGTCGACGAACTCAGCCGACAGTTAGATCAAGGCCAACCGTCGCTCGCGGACGCCTTCCTGGTCGTCGTCGGCCTCGGCGGAGCGACCGGCGGCGGAACCGCCCCGCACCTCGTCGCGAACCTGCAGACGCTGTACGACGAGCCGGTGTACGTCCTCGCGACGCTGCCGGCGAAATCGGAACTCGAGGAGGGGGCGGCCGACGAGATCGACGACCGAGGGACGGTCGACGAGTCGGCGACGAACGGACCGGCGAGCGACACTGCAGCGGCACCCGGGACGGCCGACGACGCGGAGCAGAGTGCGATCCCCGAGGCCGAAACGCGCCCGCTCGCGGAGAAAAACGCCGTCGAAACCCTCGAGCGACTCGACGGCCTCGCGACCGCGACGATCTGCTTCGACAACGAACTGTGGCTGCGACCGCGGGAGGGACTCGGAGACGGCCGCGAGCGGCTCAATCGGGAGATCGCGACCCGCGTCGGCGCGTTTTTCGCGTCGACGGCGGACACGAGCGGGCTCGAGGACGGCGATGGCCGTACTCGCGGCAACCGCGATCGACACGCCGATTCGGGCGCCGAGACCGTCATCGACGCGAACGACGTCGGCCGCATCCTGGGAACAGAAAGCGACATAGTGAGTCTCGGCTACGGCACGCAACGCGTCGAGACCGACGACGGCGGCTCGCTGTTCGGGCTCGATATCGACCTCGGGCTCGGCCTCTTCGGCTCCGACTCGAGCGTCGACACGGGCGCCGCGTTCAGCGCCGTCGAAACGACGATCCGGAAGGCGCTGCGGGGAAAGCTCACCCTCGAGTGCGAGCGCGAAAACGCCGACCGCGCGATGTTGATCGTCGGCGGCCCGCCCGCGTGGCTCAACCGACGGGCGATTTCGGAGGGGCGCGAAACGCTCGAGTCGGCGATTGGCTCGGTCGAGATCCTCGGCGGCGACGCGCCGCGGGCGGACGGCGACGAGGTCTTCGCGGTCGTGGTCCTGTCCGGCGTCGATCCGGTCGAGCGGCTCGAAACGATGCGCGCGGAGAATCGATGA
- a CDS encoding DUF4129 domain-containing protein produces MGSEPTEASDESVDPSAASATGPDWGQVALVLLAAAILALAAVTIPPLGGVGFQGQGPAQPAGEEDSSGLLQLGSGGSGGGSGDQQLGSGGSGSEGGAGDSGEPGSADGSGSDSLEDGAGSGGSGEQSGEAGSGSSGSGSEAGSGTSSDAGPGSDSDSGSGSEVGDGAGQQDGTAGGQSGDGSDAGSADGDGTGEPSRGEFGSGSGDGTAGEPGEGTADEPGGRSDGTGTDGQGTAGDGTTSGDGDGDSSGERTSGSDSEAGDGAGHGDGGDGDADGDGNTTGDGDSGSSEDSDDGGDPSESDAQDSSDGDGNEGGDSSDDSEDTDEAGEDDSGDEDNQGTTYDISFDEQPTPGSTVAVTVTGDGDPVEGATVYFNDEQVGTTDADGTVTGEVPYAETLEVRADVSPTETETTTARGSASVSGPALPGLGSSRQFHGAVAMPLSAVQDSQAGNETGDGARTTVEMNPETALTIDGGPIAGTNVTVVATVNGNPIPQGTVTVDNEAYGTTDDDGAAVIPVPETPGNATIAVERGEIRAERTIAVEALSLTVDDRFPLPGRSVDARLEYGNESVANATILVDGAAAATTGADGAATVGLPLADRATITAEYEGARATTTVDGLYRNAALLVLAVVVGALLLWRLAARYDAGDRLRSLPSPTSLLERLGDALRTLGRRTVDAIVRVARSLESFGYWVAGRTRAVVRALERAGRWLVALPGELATKGLAALAALHPIRLYRFLRDAIRSLLRSSRERVDDVSGAVTGANEGAAAGDEETDEDVRTLRELWAEFVQLVRPPRLRTKTPGEVGRYAVEKGFPEPPVRTVVDAFRDGEYGETAPSEDRLERVRAAVRSVTGDGDDGRDREVTDEDGNEPDGDRR; encoded by the coding sequence ATGGGATCAGAACCGACGGAAGCGAGCGACGAGTCAGTCGACCCGAGCGCCGCATCCGCGACCGGTCCCGACTGGGGGCAGGTCGCGCTCGTCCTCCTCGCCGCGGCGATTCTGGCGCTGGCAGCGGTCACGATCCCGCCGCTCGGCGGCGTCGGCTTCCAGGGACAGGGACCGGCACAGCCGGCCGGCGAGGAGGACTCGAGCGGGTTACTACAACTCGGAAGCGGCGGCAGCGGTGGCGGCTCCGGGGATCAACAGCTGGGTTCCGGCGGGTCCGGCAGTGAAGGGGGTGCCGGCGATAGCGGAGAGCCGGGATCGGCCGACGGTAGCGGGTCGGATTCGCTCGAGGACGGAGCCGGTTCCGGAGGGAGCGGCGAGCAGTCAGGTGAGGCGGGTAGCGGCTCCAGCGGATCTGGTTCCGAAGCCGGTTCTGGTACCAGTTCGGACGCCGGACCCGGCTCCGATTCCGATTCCGGGTCCGGGTCCGAAGTCGGCGACGGCGCAGGCCAGCAGGATGGAACCGCCGGCGGTCAGTCCGGCGACGGCTCGGACGCCGGTTCCGCCGACGGAGACGGGACCGGTGAGCCGTCACGGGGAGAATTCGGCAGCGGATCCGGTGACGGAACCGCCGGAGAACCAGGCGAGGGGACGGCCGACGAGCCCGGCGGCCGATCCGACGGAACGGGGACCGACGGGCAAGGTACGGCCGGCGACGGGACGACGTCGGGCGACGGCGACGGTGACTCGAGCGGCGAACGGACGAGCGGATCGGACTCCGAAGCGGGCGACGGGGCCGGCCACGGTGATGGCGGTGACGGCGATGCTGACGGCGACGGGAACACCACTGGAGACGGCGATTCGGGCAGTAGCGAGGACTCGGACGATGGTGGAGATCCGAGCGAAAGCGACGCACAGGACTCGAGCGACGGCGACGGAAACGAAGGCGGCGACAGTAGCGACGATAGCGAAGATACCGATGAGGCCGGCGAAGACGATAGCGGCGACGAGGACAACCAGGGAACGACCTACGACATCTCGTTCGACGAACAGCCGACGCCGGGCTCGACGGTCGCGGTCACCGTAACCGGCGACGGCGACCCGGTCGAGGGAGCCACCGTCTACTTCAACGACGAACAGGTTGGGACGACCGACGCGGACGGGACGGTTACCGGCGAGGTGCCGTACGCGGAAACGCTCGAGGTGCGGGCCGACGTGTCGCCGACGGAAACGGAGACGACGACGGCTCGCGGCTCCGCCTCGGTTTCAGGGCCGGCGCTGCCGGGACTCGGCTCGTCGCGGCAGTTCCACGGCGCCGTGGCGATGCCGCTCTCAGCAGTACAGGACTCCCAAGCCGGGAACGAGACCGGAGACGGAGCGCGAACGACGGTCGAGATGAACCCCGAGACGGCCCTGACGATCGACGGGGGCCCCATCGCCGGGACGAACGTCACCGTCGTCGCCACCGTCAACGGGAATCCGATCCCGCAGGGGACCGTCACGGTCGACAACGAGGCGTACGGGACGACCGACGACGACGGCGCGGCGGTGATTCCCGTTCCGGAGACGCCGGGGAACGCGACGATCGCCGTCGAGCGCGGCGAGATCCGGGCCGAGCGAACGATCGCGGTCGAGGCGCTGTCGCTGACGGTCGACGACCGCTTCCCGCTGCCCGGCCGATCGGTCGACGCGCGACTCGAGTACGGAAACGAGTCGGTCGCGAACGCGACGATCCTGGTCGACGGCGCCGCCGCGGCGACGACCGGCGCGGACGGGGCGGCGACCGTCGGGTTGCCGCTCGCGGACCGGGCGACGATCACTGCGGAGTACGAGGGCGCACGCGCGACGACGACCGTCGACGGCCTGTATCGAAACGCCGCGCTGCTGGTACTGGCCGTCGTCGTCGGCGCGTTGCTCCTCTGGCGGCTCGCTGCTCGGTACGACGCGGGCGACCGGCTCCGCTCGCTGCCCTCGCCGACGAGCCTGCTCGAGCGGCTCGGCGACGCCCTCCGGACGCTCGGCCGGCGAACCGTCGACGCCATCGTCCGGGTGGCCCGCTCCCTCGAGTCGTTCGGCTACTGGGTCGCCGGTCGAACCCGCGCGGTCGTGCGGGCGCTCGAGCGGGCCGGCCGCTGGCTCGTCGCCCTGCCCGGCGAACTCGCGACGAAGGGGCTGGCGGCGCTCGCGGCGCTGCACCCGATTCGGCTCTACCGGTTCCTCCGGGACGCGATTCGGTCCCTGTTGCGCTCCTCGAGGGAGCGGGTCGACGACGTCAGCGGGGCCGTTACCGGCGCCAACGAGGGGGCTGCGGCCGGCGACGAGGAGACGGACGAGGACGTTCGGACGCTCAGGGAACTCTGGGCGGAGTTCGTACAACTGGTGCGGCCGCCCCGCCTTCGAACGAAGACGCCGGGGGAAGTCGGCCGGTACGCGGTCGAGAAGGGGTTCCCCGAACCGCCGGTTCGGACGGTCGTCGACGCCTTCCGAGACGGCGAGTACGGGGAGACGGCCCCGTCCGAGGATCGACTCGAGCGCGTGCGAGCGGCGGTGCGGTCGGTGACGGGCGACGGTGACGACGGACGTGACAGAGAAGTCACGGACGAGGACGGAAACGAACCCGACGGTGATCGCCGATGA
- a CDS encoding DUF7269 family protein, with translation MSGAGYSKTNALLVLVTLAALSIGAVLATAPSVLPAGTLEAVATVEEAVDRQHVLIGTAAAIGLFGLWRTYFSGATDVRADDPGASAVTAAGGDGSDSVVAAVDVVGETTTERVDRTIDALERGNRANTNAVVADLRESLRAVETAKGYSSDAADERIRRGEWTDDRIAAVFLGDESAGTLSLGHRLRRWLFPGRTFRRRLERTLAEMERYAAEGEFNAERSADDASSATMNSGTGTNGGGSIDTDGDTAAGASDKSEDDNA, from the coding sequence ATGAGCGGTGCCGGTTACTCCAAGACGAACGCTCTCCTCGTCCTCGTGACGCTGGCGGCCCTGAGTATCGGCGCCGTGCTGGCGACCGCGCCGTCGGTGCTGCCGGCGGGCACGCTCGAGGCCGTCGCGACGGTCGAGGAGGCCGTCGATCGACAGCACGTGCTGATCGGCACCGCGGCGGCAATCGGGCTGTTCGGGCTCTGGCGCACGTACTTTTCCGGTGCGACGGACGTCCGGGCCGACGATCCCGGTGCGTCGGCGGTGACGGCTGCCGGCGGCGATGGCAGCGACAGCGTCGTCGCCGCCGTCGACGTCGTCGGCGAAACGACGACCGAGCGCGTCGACCGGACGATCGACGCGCTCGAGCGCGGCAACCGAGCCAACACCAACGCCGTCGTCGCGGACCTGCGCGAGTCGCTGCGGGCCGTCGAGACCGCGAAGGGCTACTCGAGCGACGCCGCCGACGAGCGGATCCGACGCGGCGAGTGGACCGACGACCGGATCGCCGCGGTCTTCCTCGGCGACGAGTCCGCGGGGACGCTCTCGCTCGGGCACCGACTGCGGCGGTGGCTGTTCCCCGGTCGGACGTTCCGGCGGCGCCTCGAGCGGACGCTCGCGGAGATGGAACGGTACGCTGCGGAGGGCGAATTCAACGCGGAGCGATCGGCCGACGACGCGAGTTCGGCGACGATGAATTCAGGAACGGGGACGAACGGCGGGGGGAGTATCGATACCGACGGGGACACTGCAGCCGGTGCTAGCGACAAATCGGAGGACGACAATGCGTAG
- a CDS encoding DUF58 domain-containing protein produces MRRNLRIRRVTRWHSGVVASLVLAAAGAVLGSASLLVAAIVPVTYLGYAALSSAPDPAAAIALERDCTPRTPLPGERVEVALTVRNESDRTLPDVRIVDGVPENLDVIGGDARGATTLRAGEEIELEYAIQPRRGTYVFDATWIRVRSLSATAVATDAIAADGDAELECTIPLDGLPLHRDTIAVTGAVASDSGGAGYEFHSTRDYRRGDPLSRIDWRRYARTGELGTVLYREQEATNVVVVVDGRAVSGVAPGRGRPDGITLAAYAGVVTGNALLEAGHNVGIVGLGVRGRTPGVYTGPPAYVAPGNGADVGGRIARVCDAVAARGSGADHSGEESTPNGVDPTARSQPSDADSSAARADGGNGGDSGTAADVDHLEALLPATAQLVVCTPAVDDEIVALTAEFRRRGYNAAVISPAVTDADAVGARLAAIRRQARLERLRRLDVPIADWDPETPLAGALGRGFGEVIR; encoded by the coding sequence ATGCGTAGGAACCTGCGAATCCGCCGCGTCACGCGGTGGCACTCCGGCGTCGTCGCCTCGCTCGTCCTCGCGGCCGCCGGCGCCGTCCTCGGCTCCGCGTCGCTGCTCGTCGCCGCGATCGTCCCCGTGACGTACCTGGGCTACGCGGCGCTCTCCTCGGCTCCCGATCCGGCCGCGGCGATCGCCCTCGAGCGCGACTGCACGCCGCGGACGCCGCTGCCCGGCGAGCGCGTCGAGGTCGCGCTGACGGTGCGAAACGAATCGGACCGGACGCTGCCCGACGTCAGAATCGTCGACGGCGTGCCCGAGAACCTCGACGTTATCGGCGGAGACGCGCGCGGCGCGACGACGCTCCGGGCCGGCGAGGAGATCGAACTCGAGTACGCGATCCAGCCGCGGCGCGGAACCTACGTCTTCGACGCGACCTGGATCCGCGTGCGGAGCCTGAGCGCGACGGCCGTCGCGACCGACGCGATCGCGGCCGACGGCGACGCCGAACTCGAGTGTACGATCCCGCTGGACGGCCTGCCGCTCCACCGGGATACGATCGCCGTCACCGGCGCCGTCGCCAGCGACAGCGGCGGCGCGGGCTACGAGTTCCACTCGACCCGGGACTACCGGCGGGGCGATCCGCTGAGCCGCATCGACTGGCGCCGCTACGCCCGGACCGGCGAACTCGGAACCGTGCTCTACCGCGAGCAAGAGGCGACGAACGTCGTCGTCGTCGTCGACGGCCGCGCAGTCTCGGGGGTCGCGCCGGGCCGCGGCCGACCCGACGGCATCACGCTCGCCGCCTACGCCGGCGTCGTAACCGGTAACGCGCTGCTCGAGGCGGGCCACAACGTCGGAATCGTCGGCCTCGGCGTCCGGGGGCGGACGCCCGGCGTCTACACCGGTCCGCCGGCGTACGTAGCCCCCGGCAACGGCGCCGACGTCGGCGGCCGGATCGCACGAGTTTGCGACGCCGTCGCCGCCCGCGGCAGCGGCGCCGACCACTCGGGCGAAGAATCAACACCGAATGGCGTCGACCCGACAGCACGGTCGCAACCGAGCGACGCCGACTCGAGTGCGGCTCGTGCCGACGGGGGTAACGGCGGCGACAGCGGTACCGCAGCCGACGTCGACCACCTCGAGGCGCTGCTGCCAGCCACCGCCCAACTCGTGGTCTGTACGCCCGCCGTCGACGACGAGATCGTCGCCCTCACGGCCGAGTTCCGCCGTCGAGGGTACAATGCGGCGGTGATCTCGCCGGCCGTCACCGACGCCGACGCGGTTGGGGCGCGACTGGCCGCAATCCGGCGGCAGGCGCGCCTCGAGCGGCTTCGCCGACTCGACGTGCCGATCGCGGACTGGGATCCGGAAACGCCGCTGGCCGGCGCCCTCGGACGCGGTTTCGGGGAGGTGATCCGCTGA
- a CDS encoding DUF7519 family protein: MASDIGEPPEAAAPTRRDPSRAPETTSAPVTALTTILATLAGALALAIGIGSLVPAVAAVAAGCLLTGTVTATKRRTPGGRAVGSCLVVFAALGIAAAAGLEAATGVGTGAGPGEIATRIGVVVAVGLAAFGATATVTGAIGDGAVRSAIPVAVATTLPLAVVGGVHLPPVRNRVHDLVPLGDGSEPGTGSGAAATDGGLELARLFSPENTMVGVATFVALLVAALWTAYFVLPRLPIPELLPRDRRADVRWRIRLLASRAGWGGWTVLLVGGALTITAALSRATDEPYLDSVYPLLESTAVPLAMAAGPRVAFVGAIVVLIAALLVSRLPGLYRLRYHPAVRWLPVLTGGTLVSLLVLVGYPRAFDRLLRPELEALGADGEPLPVPVIGTVPTQELSSLLAPSEGIAIIAIVVAGVISAAGTLFVAIWLLGSLRLLPDRGAPGSLAAGALVGGAIAAAVAGASTPVVSAAVACAIVAWDSAVYGVSIVEELGREPTIRRPAVAHATGAVVVGVVGIALALGFTAVLERATVRTGATVVISLTVALLAALVVLKRRATAAAAATES, from the coding sequence ATGGCGAGCGATATCGGCGAACCGCCGGAGGCGGCCGCGCCGACGCGCCGGGATCCGTCTCGTGCCCCCGAGACGACCAGCGCACCGGTGACCGCGCTGACGACGATCCTCGCGACGCTAGCCGGGGCGCTCGCGCTCGCGATCGGTATCGGTTCGCTCGTTCCGGCAGTCGCCGCCGTCGCGGCCGGCTGTCTTCTAACGGGTACGGTGACGGCGACGAAGCGGCGGACGCCCGGCGGCCGCGCCGTCGGGAGCTGTCTCGTCGTGTTCGCGGCGCTCGGGATCGCGGCCGCGGCCGGCCTCGAGGCGGCGACCGGCGTCGGCACCGGTGCGGGCCCGGGCGAAATCGCGACCCGCATCGGCGTCGTCGTCGCGGTCGGGCTGGCGGCGTTCGGCGCGACGGCGACCGTCACCGGTGCGATCGGCGACGGTGCGGTTCGGTCGGCGATCCCCGTCGCCGTCGCCACGACGCTCCCGCTGGCGGTCGTGGGCGGCGTCCACCTTCCGCCGGTTCGAAATCGAGTGCACGACCTCGTCCCGCTCGGCGACGGCAGCGAGCCGGGGACGGGATCCGGGGCGGCAGCGACCGACGGCGGCCTCGAGCTCGCGCGCCTGTTCTCCCCCGAGAACACGATGGTCGGCGTCGCGACGTTCGTCGCCCTCCTCGTCGCCGCCCTTTGGACCGCGTACTTCGTCCTGCCGCGGCTGCCGATTCCGGAGTTGCTGCCCCGCGATCGCCGCGCGGACGTCCGCTGGCGGATCCGACTGCTCGCGTCGCGAGCCGGCTGGGGCGGCTGGACCGTCCTGCTGGTCGGCGGCGCCCTGACGATCACCGCCGCGCTCTCGCGGGCGACCGACGAGCCCTATCTCGATTCCGTCTACCCGCTGCTCGAGTCGACCGCCGTTCCGCTCGCGATGGCGGCGGGACCGCGCGTCGCGTTCGTCGGAGCTATCGTCGTCCTAATTGCGGCGCTTTTAGTCTCCCGGCTGCCCGGCCTCTACCGGCTCCGGTACCATCCCGCCGTCAGGTGGCTGCCGGTACTGACCGGCGGGACCCTCGTCTCGCTGCTCGTGCTGGTGGGCTACCCGCGCGCGTTCGACCGGCTACTCCGGCCGGAACTCGAGGCGCTCGGGGCCGACGGGGAGCCGCTTCCCGTCCCGGTGATCGGGACGGTGCCGACGCAGGAGCTCTCCTCGCTGCTCGCGCCGTCGGAGGGCATCGCGATCATCGCCATCGTGGTCGCGGGCGTCATCAGCGCCGCCGGAACGCTCTTCGTCGCGATCTGGCTGCTCGGCTCTCTCCGCCTGCTGCCGGATCGGGGCGCGCCGGGGTCGCTGGCGGCCGGCGCGCTCGTCGGCGGCGCGATCGCCGCGGCGGTCGCCGGCGCGTCGACCCCGGTCGTCAGCGCCGCCGTCGCGTGCGCGATCGTCGCCTGGGACAGCGCGGTCTACGGCGTCTCGATCGTCGAGGAACTGGGCCGCGAGCCGACCATTCGCCGGCCGGCGGTCGCACACGCGACCGGCGCCGTCGTCGTCGGGGTCGTCGGTATCGCGCTCGCGCTCGGGTTCACCGCCGTCCTCGAGCGCGCGACGGTTCGAACGGGCGCGACCGTCGTCATCAGTCTCACCGTCGCGCTGCTCGCGGCGCTGGTCGTACTCAAGCGACGGGCGACGGCGGCTGCAGCGGCGACGGAATCGTAA
- a CDS encoding AAA family ATPase: MADADPDPGRSVAAASDTCTEVIDRIGDAVITDREFLETVLTAALARGHVLLEDVPGTGKTLTALTVAQALGLEFSRIQFTPDLLPSDITGSHVFNEATGEFEFTEGPVFANVVLADEINRAPPKTQAALLEAMDEGQVTVDGTTRDLPDPFLVIATQNPVEQEGTFELPEAQRDRFMVKSSIGYPEREGELELIERRSRRETKMPSVEPVLETRGVRQLQRVPERITMAREVREYLVDLARATRADDRVEIGISPRGIQRYYEAARARAAIEGREYVAPDDVKRIAVPVMQHRLVLTTDAQIEGVDGATVVRDVLNRVEVPAVEP, from the coding sequence ATGGCAGACGCAGACCCGGACCCGGGCCGCTCGGTCGCCGCCGCCAGCGACACCTGCACCGAAGTGATCGACCGGATCGGCGACGCGGTGATCACGGACCGCGAATTCCTCGAAACCGTCCTGACCGCCGCGCTCGCACGCGGCCACGTCCTCCTCGAGGACGTCCCCGGGACCGGGAAGACGCTGACCGCGCTCACGGTCGCGCAGGCGCTGGGACTGGAGTTTTCCCGGATCCAGTTCACGCCGGATCTGCTGCCCAGCGACATCACCGGCTCGCACGTCTTCAACGAGGCGACCGGCGAGTTCGAGTTTACCGAGGGACCGGTCTTCGCTAATGTCGTCCTTGCGGACGAGATCAATCGCGCGCCGCCGAAGACGCAGGCCGCCCTGCTCGAGGCGATGGACGAGGGGCAAGTCACCGTCGACGGGACGACCCGGGACCTGCCGGACCCCTTCTTGGTGATCGCGACGCAGAACCCCGTCGAGCAGGAGGGGACCTTCGAACTCCCCGAGGCCCAGCGCGACCGCTTCATGGTCAAGAGTTCGATCGGCTACCCCGAGCGCGAGGGCGAACTCGAGTTGATCGAGCGCCGAAGCCGGCGCGAGACGAAGATGCCGTCGGTCGAGCCGGTCCTCGAGACGCGCGGCGTCCGCCAACTACAGCGCGTCCCCGAACGGATCACGATGGCCCGCGAGGTCCGCGAATACCTCGTCGACCTGGCGCGGGCGACCCGGGCCGACGACCGGGTCGAGATCGGCATCTCGCCGCGCGGGATTCAACGGTACTACGAGGCGGCTCGAGCGCGGGCGGCGATCGAGGGCCGCGAGTACGTCGCGCCGGACGACGTCAAGCGGATCGCAGTCCCGGTCATGCAACACCGGCTCGTGCTGACGACCGACGCGCAGATCGAGGGCGTCGACGGCGCGACCGTCGTTCGGGACGTCCTGAACCGGGTCGAAGTGCCGGCCGTCGAGCCGTAG
- a CDS encoding tryptophan--tRNA ligase — protein MTGDDPLEESTDFEPESGEPLPDGGAAGADDVALDPWGSSSVSDYRKLFEEFGIEEFDEVLDEVPHPHYLMRRGVIFGHRDYRPVAEALQNDEPAAVLSGFMPTGDPHIGHKLVFDEIIWHQQQGADAYALIADLEANAARGMSWEEIDEHARDYLLSLLALGFDPEEGTLYRQSTNRELQDLAFELGADANFSEFQSIYGFDGETDVSHMQSVVTQMADILYPQLEEPKPTVIPVGPDQDPHVRLARDLAERMRFFKVSEAYASFELEPAERVLVADFHERLDPADFDDDTLRCTHVAEALEETPLSELAVDASTLDSVLTKLEEGGMEPLRPRIRFFDRRATDEAFEALIDAVDGEKRVYENHVDAFDLERAEAEELAREIEVENGGYGFQPPSSIYHRFMTGLTGGKMSSSIPASHISLLDDPEDGYDKVKAATTGGRETAEEQREKGGRADECPVYELYAYLLAGDDDEFAKRVYDECVGGERLCGDCKEQAAQLMKEFLEEHQEKREEVEDLLEEADIELESPRRR, from the coding sequence ATGACCGGAGACGATCCACTCGAGGAGTCTACTGACTTCGAGCCCGAGTCAGGAGAACCGTTACCGGACGGCGGAGCAGCAGGCGCGGACGACGTCGCGCTCGACCCCTGGGGCTCCTCGAGCGTCTCCGACTATCGCAAGCTCTTCGAGGAGTTCGGCATCGAGGAGTTCGACGAAGTATTAGACGAGGTTCCCCACCCCCACTACCTGATGCGCCGTGGCGTCATCTTCGGCCACCGCGACTACCGACCCGTCGCCGAGGCGCTGCAAAACGACGAGCCCGCGGCGGTGCTGTCGGGCTTCATGCCCACCGGCGACCCCCACATCGGTCACAAGCTCGTCTTCGACGAGATCATCTGGCACCAGCAGCAGGGCGCCGACGCCTACGCGCTCATTGCGGACCTCGAGGCCAACGCCGCCCGCGGGATGAGCTGGGAAGAGATCGACGAACACGCCCGTGACTACCTCCTCTCGCTGCTCGCGCTGGGCTTCGACCCCGAGGAAGGAACCCTCTACCGCCAGTCAACGAACCGCGAACTGCAGGACCTGGCCTTCGAACTGGGCGCCGACGCCAACTTCTCCGAGTTCCAGTCGATCTACGGCTTCGACGGCGAGACCGACGTCTCCCACATGCAGTCGGTCGTCACCCAGATGGCCGACATCCTCTACCCGCAACTCGAGGAGCCCAAGCCGACCGTCATCCCGGTCGGCCCGGACCAGGACCCACACGTCCGGCTCGCGCGGGATTTGGCCGAGCGGATGCGCTTCTTCAAGGTCTCGGAGGCGTACGCCAGCTTCGAACTCGAGCCCGCGGAGCGCGTACTGGTCGCCGACTTCCACGAGCGCCTCGACCCCGCTGACTTCGACGACGACACGCTCCGGTGTACCCACGTCGCCGAGGCGCTCGAGGAGACGCCCCTCTCCGAGCTCGCAGTCGACGCGAGCACGCTCGACTCCGTCCTGACGAAACTCGAGGAAGGCGGTATGGAGCCGCTGCGGCCTCGTATCCGCTTCTTCGACCGGCGCGCGACCGACGAGGCATTCGAGGCCTTGATCGACGCCGTCGACGGCGAGAAGCGCGTCTACGAGAACCACGTCGACGCCTTCGACCTCGAGCGCGCGGAAGCCGAGGAACTGGCCCGCGAGATCGAAGTCGAGAACGGCGGCTACGGCTTCCAGCCGCCCTCGTCGATCTACCACCGCTTTATGACCGGCCTCACGGGCGGCAAGATGTCCTCCTCGATCCCCGCTTCGCACATCTCGCTGCTGGACGACCCCGAGGACGGCTACGACAAGGTCAAGGCCGCGACCACGGGCGGGCGCGAGACCGCCGAGGAGCAGCGCGAGAAGGGCGGCCGCGCCGACGAGTGTCCCGTCTACGAACTCTACGCCTACCTGCTGGCCGGCGACGACGACGAGTTCGCCAAGCGCGTCTACGACGAGTGCGTCGGCGGCGAGCGTCTCTGTGGCGACTGCAAGGAGCAGGCCGCCCAGCTCATGAAGGAGTTCCTCGAGGAACACCAGGAGAAGCGCGAGGAAGTCGAAGACCTGCTCGAGGAAGCGGATATCGAACTCGAGTCGCCGCGTCGGCGGTAA